Proteins from a single region of Rhodovibrio salinarum DSM 9154:
- a CDS encoding alpha-D-ribose 1-methylphosphonate 5-triphosphate diphosphatase codes for MHAKGQDAATNSLQADDVSQSVLQASEVTLVGGRTLLPDGSLEDACVTLADGRIASVHADEGRPTARRIDLAGRLLLPGIVDLHGDAFEHVLMPRSGVRFPMAVALAEIDRQLVANGITTAFHSLTYSWEPGLRGRDTVVELMAALDRLGHELACQPRVHLRFELHNVDAVDEVAAWLDAGRIDLLSLNDHLEMIVGRLERLDKLAQYAERTGLSIEQYQELAQQVARRGSEVPDGVARVCAAARAADVPIASHDDETPEACAHFHALGARLCEFPCNLETAEAAAATGDSVILGSPNVVRGGSHDARLTAEDAVRAGLCDVLTTDYYYPAPLLAAFQLVAGGVCDFAAAWDLVSGGPARAAGLSDRGMIAVGQRADLLAVDDSVPGVPRVSATWTGGRMVHRTSPEVGG; via the coding sequence ATGCATGCGAAGGGTCAGGACGCCGCGACTAACAGCCTTCAAGCAGACGACGTATCGCAATCGGTGTTGCAGGCATCCGAGGTGACCCTGGTCGGCGGGCGAACCCTGCTGCCCGACGGGTCCCTCGAGGATGCGTGTGTCACCTTAGCCGACGGTCGGATCGCGTCCGTACATGCGGACGAGGGCAGGCCGACAGCGCGCCGGATCGACCTGGCCGGTCGGCTGTTGCTGCCGGGCATCGTCGATCTGCATGGCGATGCGTTCGAACACGTATTGATGCCGCGTTCCGGCGTGCGGTTCCCGATGGCGGTGGCGCTGGCCGAGATCGACCGGCAGCTGGTCGCAAACGGCATCACGACAGCCTTCCACAGCTTGACCTACAGCTGGGAGCCGGGGCTGCGCGGGCGCGACACGGTGGTCGAATTGATGGCGGCATTGGACCGTCTGGGCCACGAGTTGGCCTGTCAGCCGCGCGTGCATCTGCGCTTCGAATTGCACAACGTCGACGCGGTCGACGAGGTGGCCGCGTGGCTGGACGCCGGGCGGATCGATCTGCTCTCGCTGAACGACCACCTGGAGATGATCGTCGGCCGGCTTGAGCGGTTGGACAAGCTTGCGCAATATGCTGAGCGTACTGGCCTTTCGATCGAGCAGTACCAAGAACTCGCCCAACAGGTCGCCCGGCGCGGATCGGAGGTACCGGATGGCGTCGCCCGGGTGTGTGCGGCGGCACGCGCGGCCGACGTCCCGATCGCAAGCCACGACGATGAGACTCCGGAAGCCTGCGCGCACTTCCACGCCTTGGGGGCGCGGTTGTGCGAGTTTCCCTGCAATCTGGAAACCGCCGAGGCGGCGGCCGCCACCGGCGATTCCGTGATCCTGGGCAGCCCGAACGTGGTGCGCGGCGGCAGCCATGATGCCCGTCTGACGGCGGAGGATGCCGTGCGTGCCGGTCTGTGCGATGTGCTGACCACCGACTATTACTATCCCGCCCCGCTGCTCGCCGCCTTCCAGCTGGTCGCGGGCGGTGTTTGCGACTTCGCCGCAGCGTGGGATTTGGTCTCCGGCGGTCCAGCGCGTGCGGCCGGGTTGAGTGATCGGGGGATGATCGCTGTTGGTCAGCGTGCCGACCTTCTGGCCGTGGACGATAGTGTGCCTGGCGTGCCGCGGGTCTCGGCGACCTGGACCGGTGGCCGAATGGTCCATCGCACCAGCCCAGAGGTCGGCGGGTAA
- a CDS encoding PhnD/SsuA/transferrin family substrate-binding protein: MRWITYLSAAAVALGLAAPTTTPAEAADDTITMTVTDVSGLEQLRRDWDAFSSLLKEKTGYEVEFAPVTSRTASVELLKSEKVDFILTGPAEFVVMNKLTDAKPVLGFSRPDYFSAIITMADSGITSVRDLKGKKVAVGDVGSTSSHLGPSQLLMDYGIDPMEDVELVHTTQKIGLESLRRGDIAAWGTNYMDDYLRLRAKSDLAPGAFRVIARGPDLPNDVLLAGTHVDAEMVDAVRTAITENSDAFVKAVVQDGGEENKKYGGMKFIANVDSSDYEYVREAYRTIDRPKFAEFVGN, from the coding sequence ATGCGTTGGATCACCTATCTGTCGGCCGCGGCCGTCGCGCTCGGGCTCGCCGCGCCGACGACCACGCCGGCCGAGGCCGCCGACGACACGATCACCATGACCGTAACCGACGTCTCCGGCCTGGAGCAGCTGCGCCGGGACTGGGACGCCTTCTCCAGCCTGCTCAAGGAGAAGACCGGCTACGAGGTTGAGTTCGCGCCGGTGACGAGCCGCACCGCATCGGTCGAACTGCTGAAGAGCGAAAAGGTCGATTTCATCCTGACCGGTCCGGCCGAGTTCGTAGTCATGAACAAGCTGACCGACGCCAAGCCGGTGCTGGGCTTCAGCCGGCCGGACTACTTCTCCGCCATCATCACGATGGCCGATAGCGGCATCACCTCGGTGCGCGACCTGAAAGGCAAGAAGGTCGCCGTGGGCGACGTCGGCTCGACCTCCTCGCACCTCGGCCCGTCGCAGCTGCTGATGGACTACGGCATTGACCCGATGGAGGACGTCGAGCTGGTGCACACCACCCAGAAGATCGGGCTGGAAAGCCTGCGCCGCGGCGACATCGCCGCCTGGGGCACCAACTACATGGACGACTACCTGCGCCTGCGCGCGAAGTCCGACCTGGCCCCGGGCGCCTTCCGTGTGATCGCGCGCGGCCCGGACCTGCCGAACGACGTCCTGCTCGCCGGCACCCATGTCGACGCGGAGATGGTCGACGCCGTCCGCACGGCGATCACCGAGAACTCCGATGCCTTCGTCAAGGCCGTGGTGCAGGACGGCGGCGAAGAGAACAAGAAGTACGGCGGCATGAAGTTCATCGCCAACGTGGACTCCAGCGACTACGAATACGTCCGCGAGGCGTATCGCACGATCGACCGGCCGAAGTTCGCCGAGTTCGTGGGCAACTGA
- a CDS encoding phosphonate ABC transporter ATP-binding protein, with the protein MSVQPAETVAVPGAHAPGAAASVPHAERAAHLNVRGLRKRYGTDEADVLQNAGFLLHEGESLAVIGANGSGKSTMLRCCLRLIEPDAGDIHLLGQDVMAARGPNLRRLRAQVGFVFQRHNLVPRLSVLSNVLHGAQARLSSPRNWFQATAPARLRVEALACLDRVGLADLAGRRADRLSGGQSQRVAIARTLMQRPRLVFADEPAASLDPTAGEEVMELFAQLMRDEGIGVLFTCHDLTHAQRYGDRVLALKRGQVMFDRRVGEVDFDQLRDLYAPSPSADPAQPQEPRHV; encoded by the coding sequence ATGTCGGTTCAACCGGCCGAGACAGTGGCCGTCCCGGGTGCGCACGCACCGGGGGCGGCTGCTTCCGTGCCCCACGCCGAACGCGCGGCCCACCTGAACGTTCGCGGCCTGCGCAAGCGCTATGGCACGGACGAAGCCGACGTTCTGCAGAATGCCGGCTTCCTGCTGCACGAGGGCGAGAGCCTAGCCGTGATCGGCGCCAACGGCAGCGGCAAGTCAACCATGCTGCGCTGCTGCCTGCGCCTGATCGAGCCCGACGCGGGCGACATACACCTGCTTGGTCAGGATGTGATGGCCGCACGCGGTCCCAACCTGCGTCGGCTGCGCGCGCAGGTCGGCTTCGTTTTCCAGCGGCACAATCTGGTCCCTCGTCTGTCGGTGCTGTCCAACGTGCTGCACGGCGCTCAGGCCCGATTGTCGAGCCCGCGCAACTGGTTCCAGGCAACCGCGCCCGCGCGGCTGCGCGTGGAGGCGCTGGCCTGTCTGGACCGCGTCGGCCTGGCGGACCTTGCGGGCCGGCGGGCGGACCGCCTGTCGGGCGGGCAGTCGCAGCGCGTCGCGATCGCACGCACGCTGATGCAGCGCCCGCGCCTGGTGTTCGCCGACGAGCCCGCCGCCTCGCTCGACCCCACGGCCGGGGAGGAGGTGATGGAGCTGTTCGCCCAATTGATGCGCGACGAGGGAATCGGCGTGCTGTTCACCTGCCACGACCTCACCCACGCGCAGCGCTACGGCGACCGCGTGCTCGCGTTAAAGCGTGGACAGGTGATGTTCGACCGCCGGGTTGGGGAGGTCGACTTCGACCAACTGCGCGACCTCTACGCCCCGTCCCCATCCGCCGACCCGGCACAGCCGCAAGAGCCAAGACATGTCTGA
- the phnE gene encoding phosphonate ABC transporter, permease protein PhnE, translating into MSDPTRETRHTRDLPDRLARPDALSFTLYVAVAAFVIWCFQAAEMSVTTFVEGIPSMGRLAGEMFPPAFGRMESIGATMLETFQMAVVGTVLGVALSIPFAVMAARNQTPNKAVYYLARGVITFMRTVPDLIWAIFFVITVGLGPFAGVLALTVDTLGFCGRFFAETMEEADPGPQEALSALGARRSGIILGAVLPAAMPSMVATSLFALEKATRSSVVLGLVGAGGIGIELKAAMDMFDYNEAATIILSIFALVIVVERTSAALRARLI; encoded by the coding sequence ATGTCTGACCCGACCCGCGAAACCCGGCATACACGCGACCTGCCCGACCGTCTGGCGCGTCCGGACGCGCTGTCGTTCACACTCTACGTCGCCGTCGCGGCGTTCGTGATCTGGTGCTTCCAGGCCGCCGAGATGTCGGTCACCACCTTCGTCGAGGGCATCCCCTCGATGGGCCGGCTGGCCGGCGAGATGTTCCCACCAGCCTTCGGGCGTATGGAGTCGATCGGCGCCACCATGCTGGAGACCTTCCAGATGGCCGTCGTCGGCACGGTCCTGGGCGTGGCGCTGTCGATCCCCTTCGCGGTCATGGCCGCGCGCAACCAGACGCCCAATAAGGCGGTGTATTACCTGGCACGCGGGGTGATCACCTTCATGCGGACCGTGCCGGATCTGATCTGGGCGATCTTCTTCGTGATCACGGTCGGGCTCGGCCCGTTCGCCGGCGTGCTCGCGCTGACAGTCGACACGCTCGGCTTCTGCGGGCGCTTTTTCGCGGAAACGATGGAAGAAGCCGACCCCGGCCCCCAGGAAGCGCTGAGCGCACTCGGCGCCCGGCGCAGCGGCATCATCCTGGGCGCGGTGCTGCCGGCGGCGATGCCCTCGATGGTCGCCACCTCGCTGTTCGCGCTGGAGAAGGCGACCCGCTCCTCGGTCGTGCTGGGCCTGGTCGGCGCGGGGGGCATCGGCATCGAACTCAAGGCCGCGATGGACATGTTCGACTATAACGAAGCGGCGACGATCATCCTGTCGATCTTCGCCCTGGTGATCGTGGTCGAACGCACCAGCGCCGCCCTGCGCGCCCGGCTGATCTGA
- a CDS encoding alpha-D-ribose 1-methylphosphonate 5-triphosphate diphosphatase, whose protein sequence is MTVPKAPANRNAPAGIAGRGGNDELILTNARVVGPTGVWHGHVVVREGTIAEFGEGDVRMPGAVDLEGDLLTPGLVELHSDNLEHHVQPRPKVRWPFLPAIMAHDAQICGAGITTILDALRLDDDEVGGAAGHSAQLVDAIAEAGRRNILRAEHLLHLRAELPVPNLAETVEPFTLNPSLRLVSLMDHSPGQRQFQDLDVWKTYYQGKHGYTEAQLATLAVELQERAARHGTHNRKALAKLCVDRYIPLASHDDTTEEHVAEAAELGVSVCEFPTTLAAGKAAHRAGIATVAGAPNVVRGGSHSGNVAADELVDAGVLDCLSSDYVPVSLLHSVFVLHRQTGRDLSDVFALVTRNPARMVGLTDRGEIAAGQRADLLRVRDQGDAPVVCTVWRAGRRVA, encoded by the coding sequence ATGACCGTCCCCAAAGCCCCAGCGAACCGTAACGCGCCGGCCGGCATCGCCGGGCGCGGCGGCAACGACGAACTGATCCTGACCAACGCCCGCGTGGTCGGGCCGACCGGCGTGTGGCATGGCCACGTCGTGGTCCGCGAAGGAACCATCGCCGAGTTCGGCGAAGGCGACGTCCGTATGCCCGGCGCGGTGGATCTGGAAGGTGATCTGCTGACCCCGGGGTTGGTCGAACTGCATTCCGACAACCTGGAGCATCACGTCCAACCGCGGCCGAAGGTGCGCTGGCCGTTCCTGCCCGCGATCATGGCGCACGACGCGCAGATCTGCGGGGCCGGCATCACCACCATCCTCGACGCGCTGCGTCTGGATGACGACGAGGTCGGCGGGGCGGCGGGCCATTCCGCCCAGTTGGTCGACGCGATCGCGGAAGCCGGCCGGCGCAACATACTGCGCGCGGAACACCTGCTGCACCTTCGCGCCGAGCTGCCGGTGCCGAACCTGGCGGAGACCGTCGAGCCGTTCACCTTGAACCCCAGCCTGCGGCTCGTCTCGCTGATGGATCATTCGCCCGGTCAGCGGCAGTTCCAGGACCTCGATGTCTGGAAAACCTATTACCAGGGCAAGCACGGCTATACCGAGGCGCAGCTGGCGACGCTGGCCGTGGAATTGCAGGAGCGCGCTGCCCGGCACGGCACGCACAATCGTAAGGCGCTCGCCAAGCTCTGCGTCGACCGTTACATCCCGCTTGCCAGCCACGACGACACGACCGAAGAGCACGTCGCCGAAGCCGCAGAACTCGGTGTGAGCGTCTGTGAGTTTCCGACCACGCTGGCGGCCGGGAAGGCCGCACATCGCGCGGGGATCGCCACCGTTGCCGGCGCGCCCAATGTGGTGCGCGGCGGTTCCCACTCTGGCAACGTTGCCGCCGACGAACTGGTCGATGCCGGGGTGCTGGACTGCCTCTCCAGCGACTATGTGCCGGTCAGCCTGCTGCATTCGGTGTTCGTCCTGCATCGGCAGACCGGGCGGGATCTGTCGGACGTGTTCGCGCTGGTCACCCGTAACCCGGCGCGCATGGTCGGTCTGACCGACCGCGGCGAGATCGCCGCCGGCCAGCGCGCGGACCTGCTGCGCGTACGCGACCAGGGCGACGCCCCGGTCGTCTGCACCGTCTGGCGCGCCGGCCGCCGGGTCGCCTGA
- the phnL gene encoding phosphonate C-P lyase system protein PhnL, with translation MSQDTTVQAPAGPMIEVRGLSKAFTLHHQGGVRLPVLDATDFQVAAGECVVLRGPSGAGKSSLLRCLYGNYLAQSGTIQVRGADGWVDVARAPARRILELRRTHLGYVSQFLRAIPRVPAEQVVAQPAIDAGMPPDQARDRARAMLARLNIPENLWHLPPATFSGGEQQRVNVARAFARDFPILLLDEPTASLDAANRDVVVALINAARERGAAIVGIFHDPGVREAVATRIFDLPGKAEAA, from the coding sequence ATGAGCCAAGACACGACTGTTCAAGCGCCAGCCGGCCCGATGATCGAGGTGCGCGGCCTGTCCAAGGCGTTCACGTTGCACCATCAAGGCGGGGTGCGCCTGCCGGTTCTGGACGCAACCGACTTCCAGGTTGCCGCTGGGGAGTGCGTGGTGCTGCGCGGGCCCTCGGGGGCCGGCAAATCCTCGCTGCTGCGCTGTCTTTACGGCAACTACCTGGCACAGTCCGGAACGATTCAGGTGCGTGGGGCCGACGGTTGGGTTGACGTGGCCAGGGCGCCGGCGCGCCGGATCCTGGAGTTGCGGCGCACGCACCTCGGCTACGTCAGCCAGTTCCTGCGTGCGATCCCGCGTGTGCCGGCCGAGCAGGTGGTCGCCCAGCCGGCGATCGACGCCGGGATGCCGCCCGACCAGGCCCGCGACCGCGCGCGGGCGATGCTGGCCCGTCTGAACATCCCCGAGAACCTGTGGCATCTGCCGCCGGCGACCTTCTCCGGCGGCGAGCAGCAGCGGGTCAACGTCGCCCGCGCGTTCGCGCGCGACTTCCCGATCCTGCTGCTGGACGAGCCGACCGCCTCGCTCGACGCGGCCAACCGCGATGTGGTGGTTGCGTTGATCAACGCAGCCCGCGAACGCGGGGCGGCGATCGTTGGCATCTTCCACGATCCAGGCGTGCGCGAAGCCGTCGCGACCCGGATTTTCGATCTGCCCGGCAAGGCGGAGGCCGCATGA